ATGTTAAGAATTTCCCGCGTCAGTCGGTGCCACGGGCTGTTTCTCTCGCGTTCCATCGGCGGTCGGGATCAGAAGACGTACTCGTCGTCGTGACCCATCATCCCGTCCTCCTCGAGTCCGGGTTCCTCGTCCATCTGTGATTGCGATCCGCTCGTCTTGTAGGCTTTCAACCCCGCTGAGAGCAGGTCCTCGATGGCCTCCTCGCGGGTCGCGAATTCGCCCTGGTCGACCATCTGTGCGATCTGCATCTCGAGGTGCTCCGGGACGGTGATTTCTACTTTCGGCATCGGAACAGACGGGGCTTCGACGGAGCCGTATTTAACTCTGACGGCAGGATTCATATCGGAACCGGAAACGATCGGTTCCGAATGCGGAACATTAGTTTTCCGTTCGTGAGGGACGGTCGTCAGCCATAGGTGGCTTCGCGACCTCCGTTCGGACATGAGTACGACCGACGTGACCGACCTCTATCGGGAGTTCGGCGACGAACGGCTGCCGCCGGGACAGCGCGAGACCTCGAAGTTCCCGGTGCTTTCGAAGGGGTCGGTCCCCGACTGGAACCGCGAGGACTGGGAGTTCACCGTCACCGGGGCCGTCGAGGAGGAGCTGTCGTTCTCGTGGGAGGAGTTCACCGACCTCCCGCGGACGACCCAGCGCCAGGACTTCCACTGTGTCACGGGCTGGAGCAAGTTCGACTGCGAGTTCACCGGCGTCCCGTTCCCCGAGCTCGCCGAGCGCGCCGGGGTCCGTGACGAGGCGGTCCACGTCATGTTCTCCGCGCTCGACGGCTACACGACGAACCTCCCGCTCGCGGACTGCACCCGCGAGGAGGTGCTGTTCACCTGGGAGTTCGACGGCGAGTCGCTCGCCCCCGAACACGGCGGCCCGCTCCGCGTCGTGACGCCCCACAAGTACGCCTACAAGGGCGCCAAATGGGTCGACGGGATCGAGTTCCTGACCGAGCCCGAGCGCGGTTTCTGGGAGAAACGCGGCTACTCGAACACGGCCGACCCGTGGAACGAGGAGCGATACAGCTGAGCCTTCGATCCGGGCCACGTCCCGAGCCGACTCGTATCGGTTCGGTTCCCGATCGGATCGCCACGTCCCGACGGTGTCGTGACCGGACAGCCCCCGGCCCGTGGGTCGACCGCGCACACACACCGGGTTTCCGGTGAAAAACGCCCACGGGCGGGAGGGGGTTCGCCACCTGCCGACGAACGGGACGTCCTTCGATATGTAGATATATATACTAGGTTTGC
The sequence above is a segment of the Halalkalicoccus tibetensis genome. Coding sequences within it:
- a CDS encoding ribbon-helix-helix domain-containing protein, giving the protein MPKVEITVPEHLEMQIAQMVDQGEFATREEAIEDLLSAGLKAYKTSGSQSQMDEEPGLEEDGMMGHDDEYVF
- a CDS encoding sulfite oxidase-like oxidoreductase, whose protein sequence is MSTTDVTDLYREFGDERLPPGQRETSKFPVLSKGSVPDWNREDWEFTVTGAVEEELSFSWEEFTDLPRTTQRQDFHCVTGWSKFDCEFTGVPFPELAERAGVRDEAVHVMFSALDGYTTNLPLADCTREEVLFTWEFDGESLAPEHGGPLRVVTPHKYAYKGAKWVDGIEFLTEPERGFWEKRGYSNTADPWNEERYS